Part of the Virgibacillus necropolis genome, ACACGCATATTTGTGAAAATGTCAATCCGGATCGCCCCGGTTCCGCTTATGGTTATGTAGATATGGGCGGTTGGGTCGGCGGCCAATCTGAATACGTGATGGTCCCCTACGCCGATTTCCAACTATTAAAGTTTCCTGATAAAGATCAGGCAATGGAAAAAATTCTTGATTTAACTATGCTGTCTGATATCTTCCCTACTGGATACCATGGCGCGGTAAGTGCAGGCGTGAAAACAGGCTCAACAGTATATGTTGCTGGGGCAGGTCCTGTAGGACTAGCAGCTGCCCATGCCGCACAGATACTCGGTGCATCGGTTGTTATAGTTGGGGACTTAATTGAAGAGCGTCTTGCTCAAGCAAGGAGCTTCGGCTGTGAGACTGTAAACTTACGCGAGCATGCTAATCTGGAAGAACAAATAGAACAAATCTTAGGAGATCCAGAAGTGGACTGTGCAATTGATGCGGTCGGATTTGAGGCAAGTGGTCACGGAGAAGACACTGACGAAGCCCCTGCTACTGTACTAAATTCTATCATGGGTGTCACGCGAGCTGGTGGTCGTTTAGGAATTCCTGGACTCTATGTAACTGGTGATCCTGGCGCTAAGGATAAGGATGCACAACAAGGATCGTTAAGTATCCGTTTCGGTTTAGGTTTTGCCAAAGCACATACATTTGTTACTGGGCAAACACCAGTGATGAAATACCATCGAGATTTAATGAAAGCCATTTTAAGTGGTAAAGCACAAATTGCTAAAGCTGTAAATGCAACGGTAATTTCTCTAGATCAAGCCCCTGCCGGATATAAAGAATTTGATGGTGGCGTGGCAAAAAAATTCGTCATTGACCCGCATGGCATGTTGAAATGATATTTTACGATGATGGTGATTTCTTTTATCAATAATGGGATGACAAAGATACAATAATTTCATCCCTCGAATTATCTAGATATTTCAAAGGAGGAATTTATAATGAGTAAAATAAATTTAGAGGTAGCAAAGCAATTAATCGATGGTGCTGAAAAAGAAGCACAAAATATTGGCGTTAATATGGTCATTTCAGTTATGGATAATGGTGGTAATCTGATTGCAACACACCGCATGGATGATGCTTGGTTAGCTAGCATAGAAATCGCTCAAAATAAAGCTTGGACTTCCGCTGCATTAACAATGCCAACTGGAGATTTAGCTGAAGCGACTGTTCCGCATGCTGAACTATACGGGTTAAATACAACAAATAACGGTCGAATCGTTGTATTCGGTGGCGGTTTCCCGCTTGTCAAAGACGATAAAGTTGTAGGAACTGTTGGTGTGAGTGGCAGTACATGGGAGCATGATGTCCAGGTAGCACAGGCAGCTGTGAAAGTATTTGATAATTTGAAAGTAAGTGTTTAGTTAGCAGAAGTATTGATGCTATAAGAACTTTATATACTTGCGTATGACCTTTGTGGGAGAGTTCGGATTTATTCCGTCACCGAAGGAGCAAATTCCCAAAAATAACCTTGGGCGTTAATCTCTCAGGTCCAAAGACCACAATGGGAAGCATCTCTGGAGAGCGCGAAAGCCACCCACGGGGAAGACTCGTCATGAGTTAAACTCTCAGGTAAAAAGGACTGAGAAAGGTACATTATCGTATCTTTCTTTGTCCTTTTTTGTTTTTCAACTGTATTAAAAAATTTAGGAGGGATTCCATGAGTTTAGAAATCAATCCAAGAAGTAGCATCAGTTTAAATAAAACAGTAGAAAAAATCACTTGCACCTACACCCCATTTTGGCAGTAAATTCATTATCAAAATGGGGTGCTTAAATTCTCCTTCAGATCCTAACCTCAATCATAGAAAAGCATCAAATCAAATGAACACTTGCTTGATATTAATAAAACATATTACAATAGTATTAATAGTATAGATTATGATGTTAGGGAAGCCCATTTTTGCAACATTATTATCTATCCTAAACTAAGTAACAGAAGAGAGTAACAAGTTTGACGGGACATACATATGTATTCTTTTTAAAATAAAGCAAATTGTGAGGTGTAAAAAATGAATCTTGAACATCCATCTGAAGAAAATTTAAAATTTATGTTAGAAGAATTAGCAGATCGCCTTAAGGTTGCTAATCGTAGTCTATTGGATTACGAGGATTATGATTTGGATAAATATGATGACATAAAATTCATGTATGATATGGTTGTGCAAAAAGGGCATTTAAGTGCGTCCGAAACGCAAGCATTTATTGATGAATTAAGATCTGTAAGAAAAGCATAAAGTTTTATTTAATTAAGGCTGTATTTCACATCGTGAAGTACAGCCTTGCTACTTTTCCCCTAGTCATTAAAGGTATCTAATGCGTGCTTAGCCGCGCGTTGTTCCGCTTCTTTCTTCGTACGGCCCACACCTGAACCTGCTTTTTGATCTTTTACATACACTTCTGTAACAAATTCCTTGCTATGTGATGGCCCTTTTTCGTCAACTATTTTGTATTCGATATTCTGGTTTTTATACTGTTGGACCAATTCTTGTAATTGACTTTTATAATCCATCGCATGCGAAAAAGCACCGGTACTGATTTTCGGGAAAACAAATTCGTTTAAAAAGCTTATAGCTTGATCATAACCTTGATCAAGGTAAAGCGCTCCAAGGAATGACTCAAAAACATCCGCTAATAACGCTGGTCGATCGCGACCTCCTGTTTGTTCTTCTCCTCGCCCAAGCAAAATGTACTCTCCAAAGCCTAAATCGCGTGAAAAGTTCTCCAAGGATGGTTCACATACAATTGCTGCACGTAATTTTGTCATTTCTCCTTCAGGCATCTTTTCATTATTTCGATATAAATATTGGGATACACCAAGTTCTAATACTGCGTCACCTAAAAATTCTAATCGTTCATTATCCGAAAACACTTTTCCCTGATGCTCATTCACATACGATGAATGTGTAAAAGCCTGCTCTAACAATTTATGATTATTAAATTTAATATGAAGTTTCTCTTCAAGTTGTTTGCTATTCATTTGTGTCACCTGCTTCTGTTGAATATACGGAAAGCCTCGCATGTAGCGAGACTTTCTCTTTATAGTTATTAGGACTTAATACTGTTTATGTAGTTAACAGCATCACCAACTGTATTAATTTTTTCAGCTTCTTCATCAGCAATTTCCATATCGAATTCATCTTCAAGTTCCATTACTAACTCAACTACATCAAGTGAATCTGCATCTAAATCTTCTTTAAAAGATGCCTCCATTGTTACTTTGGACTCTTCCACTTCTAAACGCTCAACAATAAGTTCTTTTACACGATCAAAAACGTCTGCCATAGTCATTTCACCTCCCTTCAAAGTTATTTTATTTTAAAATAAGCCCACTCCGCTTTTCTTTCTACATCACCATTCCGCCGTCTATGTTTAGAGTTTGGCCCGTCATATAGCTAGAATCTTCGGATGCGAGGAAGCGCACTACTCTTGCTACGTCTTCTGCTTGTCCCAATTTTCCTAGTGGAATCATGGCAAGCATACCTGCACGTTGTTCTTCCGTCAACTCATCTGTCATATCCGTAGCGATAAATCCAGGTGCTACCGCATTCACTAAAATATTACGTGATGCCAGTTCCTTTGCAGTTGATTTTGTCAAACCAATAACTCCGGCTTTCGCTGCGACATAGTTAGCTTGTCCTGGGTTACCACTCACACCTACAATAGAGGAGACGTTGATAATTTTCCCGCTTTTTTGTTTCATCATTTGACGGGTTACTGCTTTTGTACACATAAAAACACCTTTTAGATTTGTATTTATAACTTGATCAAATTCTTCCTCTTTCATACGCATCAGCAAATTGTCTCGAGTTATTCCGGCGTTATTTACCAGAATATCAAGGCTTCCAAACTGGCTTATGACCTCTTTTATCATGTCTTTTACATTTGCTTCGTTTGCCACGTCAGCCTGTACTTTAAAAGCTTTCACGCCCATTTGCTCAATTTCCTCTACGACTGCTTGTGCCTTCGCTTCACTACCAGCATAGTTTACAGCAACATTCGCACCTTGTTTAGCTAGTTCAAGTGCGATTGCTTTTCCAATACCTCGTGAAGCTCCTGTAACTAAAGCGCTCTTCCCTTGTAACATTACGCGTCCTCCTTGTACCATGAAATAAACTTTTCCATAGATGCAGGGTCTTGGATAGTAAATGTAGGTGTTTTTCGATCTATCTTCTTAACCAATCCACTTAATACTTTCCCATTTCCTACCTCAACAAATGCGTCTACACCTTTTTCCATCATATTCCGAATGGATTCTTCAAAACGAACCGGTGAATAAAGTTGCTTAATTAATAGTTCTTTGATCTCTTCATGTTCTGTAACAGGTTTAGCTGTAACGTTAGCGTATACAGGAATGTTACCATCTGTAATCGAAATTGCTTCTAGTTTTGCAGCAAATTTTTTATTTGCTGCCTTCATTAATCTGGAATGAAATGGCCCACTAACATTCAACGCAAGAACCCGTTTTGCTCCGTTTTCTTTCAAAACGACAGAAGCGTGATCAATACCCTCTTTTGTACCTGAAATAACGATTTGTCCAGGGCAATTGATATTTGCTAGATCAACTATTTCTTCTGATTCTATCGAAGTTAACACTTCTTCTACTTTTTCTGATGATAGCCCTAAAACTGCAGCCATTGCACCTTTTCCAGCAGGGAAGGCTTCCTCCATTAATTTACCGCGTGTCGCAACCAATTGAACTGCTTCTTCAAGTGATAGTGCCCCTGCAGCAACCAATGCGCTATATTCTCCAAGACTATGACCAACAGCCATAACCGGTTGTACGCCTGATTTCACTAAAAGTGTATGTACTGCAATGCTTGAAAGCAATAATGCTGGTTGTGCGTTTTGTGTTGCAGTCAATGTTTCTTCTGGGCCGTTAAACATAATTTCTGATAATGGCAAACTTAAAACCTCGTCTGCCTCTTGATACATTTCTTTTATTTCAGGATATGCATCATAAAATGACTTTCCCATGCCAATTTCCTGTGACCCTTGACCTGGAAACATAAATGCTACTCGTTTCATTCTTTTTCCCCCTTGCTTATCTCAATTTCTGATATCGTGTTTTCAATGGTCTTTGTGACCTCAAATTCAACCATATGGCATGCTTGTTTAATTGCGCTATGGATTGCTCTTCGGTTTGATGAACCGTGCGCTTTAATAACTGGTGAAGCTAATCCAAAAAGTCCTGCACCACCATATTCACTATAATCTAGTTTTCCTTTTAGACTTTTTAAATCCCCTTTAATCATACCTGCAGCCATTTTTGTTTTAAACGAAGACATAAATGTTTCTTTTAACAATTGGAAGACGGCTTGGGATGTACCTTCTATCGTCTTCAAGGCAATGTTACCAGTAAATCCATCTGTTACGACAACATCAGCTGCACCACCTAACAGATCACGAGCTTCTACATTCCCCACAAAATTAACTGGCGCCTCTTTCAAGAGTGCAAAAGCTTTCTTCGTTAGGTCATTACCCTTACCGTCCTCTGTGCCAACATTCATCAGCCCAACAGCCGGATTTTTTATTCCACGTACTTTTTCTGTATAAATAGAACCCATAATTCCGTATTGCAAAAGATGATTGGGCTTGGCGTCAACATTTGCACCCACATCAAGCAATACAAACCCTTTTCCATCAATTGTAGGTAGTGTCGGGCTTAGTGCTGGTCGTTCAATACCTGCGATTCGACCAACGCCAAATAATCCGGCCGTCATTAGTGCACCAGTATTCCCTGCTGATATACAAGCATCAACACGTCCTTCTTTAACTTCCTTTGCCATTAACACAATGGAGGCATCTTTCTTTTTACGAACTGCTCGTACAGGTTCATCTTCACTAGTAATTACTTCGTTTGTATGTAGGACACTTATCCTGGTTTGGTTCGTTAAGATTGGATTTATTTTCTCACTGTCACCTATTAAAACAATTTCTAAGTCCTTGATAGCTTCAATGGCGTCCATTGCACCCAATATGATCTCTTTTGGAGCATGGTCACCGCCCATAGCATCAATGGCTAATTTCATTTGAATGTTCCCCTTTTTGTTCGTTTAACCGAAACATATAAAATAATCCTTTAAAAACTACTTCTTGATCAACATAACTCGTGACGCGGACAAGCGTTAATCCTTTCTCATTTTCACCTTCCACAAACGCTTTTGCTACTACTCGTTCTCCTTCTTTAACCTGCCTGGTAAAAGCTAGTTCCGTTTTGGCAGTTAACGCAAATTCATCGTTAATGACAGCAACAGCTAGCGAATTTGCTTGGGCAAATAAATGATGGCCTCTTGCTATTTTATTTCGAGAAAAAACATGTTCCGCGTTGATATTCAGAATTGAAATGGCACGGTTGTCAAGATCAAGGTCAATTACCTCACCGATTACTTCTTCTAATGGCAAAGCCCTTACTGTTTCATTCCATTGATTCGTTGCCATCGACTTTATTCGCTCACGTAATTCTGGAATCGCGTGTTCCATCCGATCTAAACGAATGGTTTGAATACTAACCTCAAATTTCCGCGCTAGTTCCTCGTCTGTAATAAAAGGAGTTTCCGCTATCGTTTCTATTAAAGATCGTTGTCTCTCTATCTTGGTTCGTTTCATTTAGGACACCATCCACTATTTATGGCTATTATCTTTATGACTTGGTACTAATAGTAATATATAATAGGATAATTAATTATGCAAGCAATCCTTAATCCAGCTTTTT contains:
- the fdhA gene encoding formaldehyde dehydrogenase, glutathione-independent yields the protein MTNKGVVYTKPGEVDVQEIGFPELVLKDGAGVNPLNVGRKCEHGVILKVVTTNICGSDQHMVRGRTTAPSGLVLGHEITGEVIETGRDVEFIKTGDLVSVPFNIACGRCKSCKQQDTHICENVNPDRPGSAYGYVDMGGWVGGQSEYVMVPYADFQLLKFPDKDQAMEKILDLTMLSDIFPTGYHGAVSAGVKTGSTVYVAGAGPVGLAAAHAAQILGASVVIVGDLIEERLAQARSFGCETVNLREHANLEEQIEQILGDPEVDCAIDAVGFEASGHGEDTDEAPATVLNSIMGVTRAGGRLGIPGLYVTGDPGAKDKDAQQGSLSIRFGLGFAKAHTFVTGQTPVMKYHRDLMKAILSGKAQIAKAVNATVISLDQAPAGYKEFDGGVAKKFVIDPHGMLK
- a CDS encoding GlcG/HbpS family heme-binding protein; amino-acid sequence: MSKINLEVAKQLIDGAEKEAQNIGVNMVISVMDNGGNLIATHRMDDAWLASIEIAQNKAWTSAALTMPTGDLAEATVPHAELYGLNTTNNGRIVVFGGGFPLVKDDKVVGTVGVSGSTWEHDVQVAQAAVKVFDNLKVSV
- a CDS encoding DUF1128 domain-containing protein; this encodes MNLEHPSEENLKFMLEELADRLKVANRSLLDYEDYDLDKYDDIKFMYDMVVQKGHLSASETQAFIDELRSVRKA
- the rnc gene encoding ribonuclease III, which codes for MNSKQLEEKLHIKFNNHKLLEQAFTHSSYVNEHQGKVFSDNERLEFLGDAVLELGVSQYLYRNNEKMPEGEMTKLRAAIVCEPSLENFSRDLGFGEYILLGRGEEQTGGRDRPALLADVFESFLGALYLDQGYDQAISFLNEFVFPKISTGAFSHAMDYKSQLQELVQQYKNQNIEYKIVDEKGPSHSKEFVTEVYVKDQKAGSGVGRTKKEAEQRAAKHALDTFND
- the acpP gene encoding acyl carrier protein produces the protein MADVFDRVKELIVERLEVEESKVTMEASFKEDLDADSLDVVELVMELEDEFDMEIADEEAEKINTVGDAVNYINSIKS
- the fabG gene encoding 3-oxoacyl-[acyl-carrier-protein] reductase, with the translated sequence MLQGKSALVTGASRGIGKAIALELAKQGANVAVNYAGSEAKAQAVVEEIEQMGVKAFKVQADVANEANVKDMIKEVISQFGSLDILVNNAGITRDNLLMRMKEEEFDQVINTNLKGVFMCTKAVTRQMMKQKSGKIINVSSIVGVSGNPGQANYVAAKAGVIGLTKSTAKELASRNILVNAVAPGFIATDMTDELTEEQRAGMLAMIPLGKLGQAEDVARVVRFLASEDSSYMTGQTLNIDGGMVM
- the fabD gene encoding ACP S-malonyltransferase, with the protein product MKRVAFMFPGQGSQEIGMGKSFYDAYPEIKEMYQEADEVLSLPLSEIMFNGPEETLTATQNAQPALLLSSIAVHTLLVKSGVQPVMAVGHSLGEYSALVAAGALSLEEAVQLVATRGKLMEEAFPAGKGAMAAVLGLSSEKVEEVLTSIESEEIVDLANINCPGQIVISGTKEGIDHASVVLKENGAKRVLALNVSGPFHSRLMKAANKKFAAKLEAISITDGNIPVYANVTAKPVTEHEEIKELLIKQLYSPVRFEESIRNMMEKGVDAFVEVGNGKVLSGLVKKIDRKTPTFTIQDPASMEKFISWYKEDA
- the plsX gene encoding phosphate acyltransferase PlsX produces the protein MKLAIDAMGGDHAPKEIILGAMDAIEAIKDLEIVLIGDSEKINPILTNQTRISVLHTNEVITSEDEPVRAVRKKKDASIVLMAKEVKEGRVDACISAGNTGALMTAGLFGVGRIAGIERPALSPTLPTIDGKGFVLLDVGANVDAKPNHLLQYGIMGSIYTEKVRGIKNPAVGLMNVGTEDGKGNDLTKKAFALLKEAPVNFVGNVEARDLLGGAADVVVTDGFTGNIALKTIEGTSQAVFQLLKETFMSSFKTKMAAGMIKGDLKSLKGKLDYSEYGGAGLFGLASPVIKAHGSSNRRAIHSAIKQACHMVEFEVTKTIENTISEIEISKGEKE
- the fapR gene encoding transcription factor FapR: MKRTKIERQRSLIETIAETPFITDEELARKFEVSIQTIRLDRMEHAIPELRERIKSMATNQWNETVRALPLEEVIGEVIDLDLDNRAISILNINAEHVFSRNKIARGHHLFAQANSLAVAVINDEFALTAKTELAFTRQVKEGERVVAKAFVEGENEKGLTLVRVTSYVDQEVVFKGLFYMFRLNEQKGEHSNEISH